In Phragmites australis chromosome 16, lpPhrAust1.1, whole genome shotgun sequence, one DNA window encodes the following:
- the LOC133895783 gene encoding NEDD8-conjugating enzyme Ubc12-like, producing MINLFKIKGQKKDDAANANGKPAAKKQSPGELRVHKDIAELNLPKTTKVSFPNGKDDLMNFEVTLRPDEGYYVGGKFVFTFQVPPAYPHEPPKVKCKTKVYHPNIDLEGNVCLNILREDWKPVLNINTIVYGLNLLFSQPNDEDPLNHEAAAVLRDDPKKFEKNVQRAMAGGYVGETHFPRCM from the exons ATGATTAATCTTTTTAAGATTAAGGGCCAGAAGAAGGATGATGCAGCAAATGCAAATGGAAAGCCTGCTGCCAAGAAGCAAAGTCCAGGGGAATTGCGTGTCCATAAAG ATATTGCTGAACTTAACCTTCCCAAGACCACCAAAGTTTCTTTTCCAAATGGCAAGGATGATCTGATGAACTTTGAGGTCACTCTTCGGCCTGATGAAGGATACTATGT GGGTGGTAAATTTGTTTTTACCTTCCAAGTTCCTCCGGCTTACCCTCATGAACCTCCCAAAGTCAAGTGCAAGACTAAG GTTTACCATCCCAATATTGACTTGGAGGGGAATGTCTGCCTTAATATTCTGCGTGAAGATTGGAAGCCTGTCCTGAATATCAACACCATTGTGTATGGCTTGAATCTTCTTTTTTCG CAACCTAATGATGAGGACCCCCTAAACCATGAGGCAGCAGCTGTTCTTCGTGACGACCCGaaaaagtttgagaaaaatGTTCAGAGGGCGATGGCTGGTGGTTATGTCGGTGAAACCCACTTCCCTAGGTGTATGTAA